One genomic segment of Coffea arabica cultivar ET-39 chromosome 6e, Coffea Arabica ET-39 HiFi, whole genome shotgun sequence includes these proteins:
- the LOC113696687 gene encoding uncharacterized protein — protein MWTYNPKTDIEFNKGLLFTNVDAFRAALKDYVIQKGFPIMRVKNEKSRVTAICGVEGCKWRIHASPITDSMTFMIKTYQGERTCVMDRKNTQATADWIAKKLVPVMRIHPNMSIKGVEAEMIKYGVHPSKWQIYRALTKARNEIEGNHSESYTKLPKYAKLLRKYNPHSICKIHYDRPTLLVEPRFLRIFISFKAQRSGFIEGCRPFVGFDGCFLKGLFGGVLLTSVTLDANNSIFPIAFAVAEVENKETWSWFFHYFEEFFGPFGDNGPLTFMSDRQKGLNVAYEEVVPIASGRHCCRHICNNFKAQFPGHNEAMASIKELNIEAWKYLDKISKPTWYRYTFNTGLKCDHVTNNCTESFNAWIGELRGKPILTLVDGLRNKFMKKMHKRYQKGCMLTTTVTPKMVGKLQRIGQASRQCELTMASDDVFEMGDMYRSYIVNLAAKSCDCGAFQILGLPCKHAALGIIYK, from the exons atgtggACGTATAACCCAAAAACAGACATAGAGTTTAATAAAGGACTGCTATTCACTAATGTCGATGCATTTAGAGCAGCTTTAAAGGACTATGTAATTCAGAAAGGATTTCCAATTATGAGAGTGAAGAATGAGAAGAGCAGAGTAACTGCAATTTGTGGAGTTGAGGGATGCAAATGGAGAATCCATGCATCACCAATTACAGATTCCATGACCTTTATGATTAAAACTTATCAAGGTGAACGCACATGTGTGATGGATAGGAAGAACACACAAGCTACAGCTGACTGGATTGCCAAGAAACTAGTACCAGTCATGAGAATTCATCCTAACATGTCCATCAAAGGGGTAGAAGCAGAGATGATTAAATATGGTGTGCATCCAAGCAAATGGCAGATTTATAGAGCACTAACTAAAGCAAGAAATGAGATTGAAGGAAATCACAGTGAATCATACACCAAATTGCCAAAGTATGCAAAACTCCTCAGGAAATACAATCCACACAGTATCTGCAAAATACATTATGATAGGCCTACTCTTCTTGTTGAGCCTAGATTTCTAAGAATCTTTATTAGTTTCAAAGCTCAAAGAAGTGGATTTATTGAAGGCTGTAGACCTTTTGTTGGTTTTGATGGATGTTTTTTAAAAGGTCTTTTTGGTGGTGTGCTTCTCACATCAGTCACCTTAGATGCTAACAATAGCATTTTTCCTATTGCATTTGCTGTGGCTGAAgttgaaaataaagaaacatGGAGTTggttttttcattattttgagGAGTTTTTTGGGCCATTTGGAGATAATGGTCCTCTAACCTTCATGAGTGACAGGCAAAAG GGCTTGAATGTAGCTTATGAAGAGGTAGTGCCTATTGCTAGTGGAAGGCATTGTTGTAGGCATATCTGCAACAATTTTAAAGCTCAATTTCCTG GACATAATGAAGCCATGGCCAGCATAAAGGAGCTAAACATAGAAGCTTGGAAATATTTGGACAAAATTTCCAAACCAACTTGGTATAGATATACCTTTAATACTGGACTCAAATGTGATCATGTCACAAATAACTGCACAGAGTCCTTTAATGCATGGATAGGTGAGCTAAGAGGGAAACCTATCTTGACACTAGTTGATGGGCTGAGGAACAAGttcatgaagaaaatgcataagaGATATCAGAAAGGGTGCATGCTCACCACTACTGTCACACCAAAGATGGTTGGTAAACTACAAAGAATAGGACAAGCATCAAGACAATGTGAACTGACTATGGCTTCTGATGACGTTTTTGAAATGGGGGATATGTACAGGTCTTACATAGTCAATTTAGCAGCTAAAAGTTGTGATTGTGGAGcatttcaaattttaggacTTCCTTGTAAACATGCTGCATTGGGGATTATCTACAAGTGA